A stretch of the Rosa rugosa chromosome 5, drRosRugo1.1, whole genome shotgun sequence genome encodes the following:
- the LOC133711272 gene encoding exopolygalacturonase-like, which translates to MAINAAMSWSHAFLIVCLVPLAHFATARERQIIPPVLPDVFRGNNLARHGRADPTEKIFNVLDFGAVANGKKESAIYFIRTWIAACRGTHTGKSRVVIPEGTFKAGPVIFQGPCTCAKPIIVEIKGTVLGANDLSLYEEPYWILFEKVDGVIVTGKGTLNGQGSSVWKNVESCSGSDCSPLPSNLKFNGVTNGLIRGINSINPKGVHIFITDSQNIRVRAVHIEAPGTSPNTDGIHISDSNNVRIARTHISTGDDCVGMIQGSTNIAINKVYCGPGHGISVGSLGKYETENDVRGIIVKNCTFANTDNGIRIKSWPGSQPSQATGMIFQDLIMQNVRNPIIIDQEYGCNGKCNKAPSKVKISNVHYINVKGTTSSDIAVDLICSSQSPCENIELRDIDLKYVGPKKVRSTSLCKHAKIGYGGIQNPPACR; encoded by the exons ATGGCTATCAATGCAGCAATGTCTTGGAGCCACGCCTTTCTTATCGTGTGCTTAGTTCCACTGGCCCATTTTGCGACCGCCCGTGAAAGACAGATAATTCCTCCGGTATTACCCGATGTTTTCCGCGGCAACAATTTGGCTCGCCATGGTAGAGCTGATCCCACTGAGAAAATCTTCAACGTACTAGATTTTGGCGCCGTGGCCAATGGAAAGAAAGAGTCAGCCATT TATTTCATACGAACATGGATTGCGGCGTGCCGGGGTACTCACACTGGGAAATCAAGGGTTGTGATTCCGGAAGGGACGTTCAAAGCCGGGCCAGTTATATTTCAGGGTCCATGCACCTGCGCGAAGCCTATAATTGTTGAAATTAAAGGGACTGTATTAGGAGCCAATGACTTATCCTTATATGAAGAACCATACTGGATTTTATTTGAAAAGGTGGACGGAGTGATAGTTACAGGCAAGGGTACTCTTAATGGCCAAGGTTCAAGTGTCTGGAAAAACGTTGAGAGCTGCAGCGGTAGCGACTGCAGTCCACTCCCATCG AACCTAAAATTTAACGGAGTCACAAACGGGCTCATCCGCGGCATCAATTCGATAAACCCTAAGGGAGTGCACATTTTCATCACGGACAGCCAGAACATTAGGGTGCGCGCAGTCCATATCGAAGCGCCCGGAACTAGCCCTAACACCGATGGCATACACATAAGTGACTCGAACAACGTGAGGATTGCCAGAACTCACATTTCTACCGGGGATGACTGCGTCGGTATGATTCAGGGATCCACCAACATTGCCATCAACAAAGTCTATTGCGGACCTGGACATGGAATCAGCGTTGGTAGCCTTGGCAAATACGAGACTGAAAATGATGTGAGAGGGATCATTGTCAAGAACTGCACTTTTGCCAACACGGACAACGGTATCAGAATCAAGTCGTGGCCCGGATCGCAGCCAAGTCAAGCTACCGGCATGATTTTCCAGGACCTAATCATGCAAAATGTTAGGAACCCCATCATAATCGACCAGGAGTACGGTTGTAACGGCAAATGCAACAAAGCG CCATCGAAAGTGAAGATCAGTAATGTGCATTATATCAACGTTAAGGGAACCACATCATCGGATATTGCAGTGGACCTGATTTGCAGCAGCCAGTCTCCTTGTGAAAACATTGAGCTTCGTGACATTGATTTGAAGTATGTGGGTCCGAAGAAAGTTCGGTCTACCTCTCTGTGCAAGCATGCGAAAATCGGTTATGGTGGCATTCAAAACCCACCAGCTTGCCGTTGA